tcccctgtggtttgaacaattacaataacctcccctgaggttactaatcctttgcaaatttagtccaaacgattaaaatattattttagggagtgaaattagaattttgtaccaaatttgccctttgtactacatgtccaatgaatgacaaaatactacaaatcaattaataattaataaactttaaggagtatagtttataggcaaatacgcattacctatttaaagtaccgacTCTTTACGaaaattttactttcaaatatttacgctcaaatacagatttgtatttactttcaaatatttaatttttgttaaatacaaaatctaccaatctctcttccgtaaaaatattaatataacactttttgaattttagttccaaacatttatgtatttaatataaattaaatgattcataaTAAAATGtccataaagagccaatactttactcatgtaatggataaaagccataaagaattaatactttatgagcctttttttaaaaaaaaatatttaatttatattaaataaataacctatcgatttcctttttgcaagaatattactgtaacattttttgaatttcaaatatttacgctcaaatacaGATTAGTATTtgctttcaaatatttaatttttgttaaatacaaaacctaccaatctttcttccgtaaaaatattaatataacattttttcaattttagttacaaatatttatgtatttaacataaattaaatgattcagaataaaatgtccataaagagccaatactttactcatgtaatggatgaaagtcataaagaattaatactttatgggccatttttaaaaataaaatatttaatttatattaaataaataacctaacgatttcctttttgcaagaatattattgtaacattttttgaattttacttgcaaacattgatatatttatcataaattaaatgtttgaaagtaaaatacccgtaaagaaccggtactttaaataggtaatgtgtatttgcctataaactatactccttaaagtttattaattattaattgatttgtagtactttgacattcattggacatgtagtacaaagggcaaatttggtacaaaattctaatttcactctctaaaacaatattttaatcgtttgaactaaatttgcaaaggattagtaacctcagggggggtcagtgtaattgttcaaaccacaggggaggtcagtgtaaatgtcataaacctcaggggaggtttctgaaattatccctaaaaattATGATGGCTCTTTCACCcgaattaaaaaagaaattgtgAAAGCTAAACTAATGGGATAGtgaattaaaaacaaaaaaaaataattaattaaataaacgAAAGGGACAAAGCCTTTTACTCTAGGTCCCTTTGAGGTCCCAATTAAGTCTATTTAACAGTTTTACTATTTAAAGTGGCTTGGCTTTTATCCGCTTCTAACATTTAGCGCAAGTAGCAATACTACTGTTGCTAGAAAAATTTCAACTTAGACACTACGGTAAAATCTGTGGCAACTATTCTCTTCCTTCTCTCCAAAGTTcattctttcttccttttctctaAAACTCTACCATCTAAAATTCATAAAACTCTCCTATGGGAGAGAGCAGATTATTAATCATTTCTAATGAGAGGGAGCCTTTTCCTATAATTATCCccttatatttattttctttgtttgaaTAAATTCTCTCACACGAGTCCTAGTCATCtcccttaattttttttttagtgggAGTTTTATTTTCTCCTAAAATATTCTTATgagagtattttttttttagaagggtgaaataaaaattttgataaatttcaaaaactaaatttgggagtcaaatataaatttttttctttgatttgaaGCAATTTTTATCAAATGACATGCACACAAATTTATTTGATTGGAAATTATTAGGTTGGAAGATACTCCTGAAATTTCAATATCataatcaaatttaattttttagatCTGTTGTATCGTTGATTGTCAAATTTATGTATTTTGTGTCATGTTTGATATACTTGCTGCAATTGGAATAAAATTGTCacttttataaataaataaaaaaaattattgtgggatgctaagtttcaagaatttttaGCTAGAGATGACTCTCAGAGTCGTCTTGTCTCCGGTCGCATTGAGAATTTGAATTATGTGCCTAATATTTGGGGAGTGAGAAcgtaaaaataataataaaaaaaagtccAAATTTCTCGTCACCTCCGTGGAAAAACAATACATAACCAACCACCAATCCCTCTTCTAGAATCCAAACTCACCAAACAAACCGGGCAGCCGAAGGTCCACAAACGCCATTCTAGAAACCGATCATTTCAACCCAAACCAATTTGTGCATATTTCCAACTAAGCCACTTCCCCTTTTCAAGAAACCACCATCCCAAGGAGATTTCTTTGTTTCTGGGTTCTTTCATTGATAAAGACCATTCAAGAAGCCTTCAAGTAACAGTTCCAGCGGGTCAAATTGTTCATACTAATACACTAGTTTGTTAGTTAGTAAAAAACCTATCCCAAGCTATGGAATTTCGATGATGGTAGCGCAAATGCAGTTATTGTTAGGCAGAGGGGGCAGATAGATTTGCCGAATTGATGATGGATGAATCCAATGTAAGAGTTTGTGACACCAAAGGGAAACATAAACAAAGGCATCTTACAAAATCCCATGAGAACAAGTGGACGGGACAGAAACAGCAGCTGAATCCAGGGAACCCCACAACCTCACACCCACCCAAATGCTGAGAAGAAAAAGGGAACACATCAACACATATTTGTCCAGCTCAAAATCCTAATCCCATGCTCCTTTTAGCAGACAAGAATTGACATGAAATAAAATCGTATCCGAATCATATCATTCTCATAATGCCAACATATCATTCTGACTAACATCTGTAATTGAAGCCTGAATGGCTGTGTATGggtaaaattacatttttgcAACCACACAAAACAACATGATAATTGCTAATCACAAAAAAAGTTAATAATTAGGAAGATGTCCTAACACGTAGATTAGGTTGCTAGAATTTAATCAGTATTAACATGATTAATAGAATTAACGAGGCCGAAAAGAGTATGGCAAGCCAATAGAAATCTACAAGCAAAGGGTGCGGGTAGGCTTTGCCGATTAGGCCCAAAAAATGGCAAAAGCCAACAGAAAACAGAGAAAAACTTGTAGTAAACCATGCGCCTCCAGCTTGCCTAGGGtaaaaagaaatcaaaaaaataatttttttttttaaagttcttTTGCGCTGCTATCAGCTATCAGCTATTAGCAGTCGGTGTTGCTCATTTTAAGCCTCCTTGTTGGGGAATCAAGCCTTACAGGCGAGCAAGTCGGCGATGAATCTGCTGAAGGCAACAGCAAGGATGATATGGGCGATGATGGTGAGGAAGTGGAAGTTTGTGTTGGTGAGGGAGTTGATGAGAGATCAGATAGCGGGGATGGGGATGGTGAGGATGATAACGGATCATCAACACAAGTCTCTTGCAATTTTCTCTTGCCAAACCCTCCTTTTTGTTTAAGAATTCCATCCTCTCCAAACATGTAATCCTTCAAACGCTTGACATCGGCTAATTTAACTGGCTTTACTATGAAATCTTCAGCGCCTTCTTCCAAACATCTGTCATCAAATAGCAGCTAAACTTCAGCCAACAGAGAATGGCAACtcaaaatgaaaggaaaatcaGGCTCAGTTATTCATTTCTCTTAGTAGTTTTTGACTTTTTCTTAGCGAATTATGGACCTtaaacagaaaaaaataaacaggTAAGGACATCCCTTGACTTTCTTAAGACTTCATGGTGATGATTCTATGGAATTGTCTAGGAATTTCTGTTCGTGACTCTCAAAACCAGAGAAAAGGACAaacaatgaaaagaaaattcttGATTAGGCAAAATTCCAATACCAACCCAAACCCAACCAAGCAAGGAGGTCCCAAGCCCTATCAAATTCTAGACATTCCAATTTATTGATTAGTTGGACACCACTGACCCCAATGACATGTTATTTTACATCACCCCACCAATCATGTCTCTTTGTTTCCACAACTGGACCAAGAGATGTAGGGAAATGATTTCCTATTCAACTAGTATTTCATCATTTTAAGAGATGCAATTTAATATGACACTGTGGGAAAAAAGTGGTTGTCATTGATTAATCTCAGTCACATTAAGGAGATTTATTAgctgccccaaaaaaaaaaaatgatcccTGCTAGTATTACACAATTCAAGTCAGATAAATTATTACCATCGCCTAATTAAATAACAAAGGCAATCTTTAAAAGAGGTGTATCTGTAGATATGATTCTTGTACAGTTCTATTTTAATGCGAACTCATTCCAACCAGCACACGAAAAAGTTACTTTTTTAAGTCTAGATGACAAATGCAAACCGCTTATTTGTTTATTTCCAACATGAATAAGCCGGCACAACTTTCACCTAAAAGAACATGATATTCAAAGTCAAGAAACCGCATATGGTTCAGAGATACCAATAAAGCAGGCCATATTTCTACTCTGCCACTTTAACCATCAGCATGCAATCAAGTTATCGGTTTTATTGTGttcatatatatgtatatgattTGGGCAAAATCAAGATTGATTTCGTACTTGCTAATCAGATCAACATTTGACAACTCCCTTTTCAAAATTGGTTAAATTCACAGGTAGAAACGTGAAAGTACCTGTCAATTCGCGCCAAAACATTTTCGGATGACATGATCACAACAGGAATTTCTCTGAAAGTAGAAGAACCCTGTTCACAAAATCGAAAAATATGAGCCTATTGACGCAGGTAATTACATTTATACAAAGCTTTataaaagaaggaagaaaaaaagagaacaaCGGAAATCAGAAAGATAGGGATGCGAATATATACCTTGATTTTTTTGAGCAGCTCATAGCCAGTCATCCCAGGCATACAATAGTCTGTGATTATCAGATCCACCTTCAACCCCTATAATCAAATCAAGCTAAACGAATCAGCAAACCAAGCATTTagggataaaataaaatatccaCCTCATATCtgccaccaaaaaaaaaaaaaacactgatCTTGCTTACATCAAATCCAACGGAACTCTTCTCCTCATCCAATCCCAGAAATTGCAGAGCTCTCCTCCCACTATCCACAGCTGTAActgtttacaatttccaaaacacCTCATTAAGATTTTAAACTATAGAAATCCTTAAATCTATCCCTCAAGAAAACAGAGATAGTCGGGTGCCAGAGTTTTATACTGGTAAAGATTGTACCTTTGCAAGATGTAGTCTTGAGCAACTTTTCAATAACTTTTCTATCAACAAGGCTATCATCAACAGCAAGAACATGAACTTCATGTGATCCTAACGAAGTAACCGACAAATCACCAGCTTCCTCCATCCTTTCAGGCCTTCTTCGCCtagagaaaactccatttctaGCCATATTGCTCAGAGCCCAGATGAGATAAGCCACCAAAAAGGTCAGAAAAAAGAGAATGAGAGAGGCAGAAGTAAAGAGTGTTGTTGAATTTGATTCGGTGGAGTTGGCGAAGCTCATAAGTTATATACTCCACATGAAGAGGTCTGATGATGGGGGGTGGAGTATTTGTTAATGAAATGTCAAATATTTTGTTGTCTGAATCAAATATGATTCGGGTCACTTTCTTGGTATATGAATATATGACTGTGTGGCGAAGACAGTTCAAAATCAAATCTGGGAAAATCTACTTTTAATATTTAGTAAGACATACGGCTCAGATTCTGATATCCACTTTGGGGAGCTTGATATGATTTGATCTCCCATATCAAGATACTATGTGGCATGGTACTATGAGAAATTGAGATTTTATCTATTCTCGTGAGATCTTGATGACCACAAATTGATTGGAAGGCAAGGAAAACTGGGTCATTACATGGTAACAATTAACAAAATGACGTGTGTCATCTTCTTCGTAATAAATCTTTCGTACTATTTGCTTTTATGTAGAGGGTGGAAAGTACGTGGATCCATGTTAGGTTTAATAAGAGCTTCCTCGATTTATTTTCGATTCGATCTAATCACAAGTCTGAATATAATTTGACACTTATTAATTTCCAAACTTTTTTTGACGGTGTCTATTGAATATTCGCTAACACAACTAAATCATACTTAACTTACCATATCAATACACACAATTATAATTAATAAACTCCTTATATTTAGATGCTTTCCTAAAAgggattgctattttttaagaaaatatttttatatgttttcaagaaaatattttttcaattatctttttacatTAAATACATCAAATCAAATCTTAATCAGTGTCCATTGGTCACCGTGAGGTGGActataaaaaatatatagaagCCATCCtatttgctattttttttcccccttttggGCAGCGTATCAGAATGCAACTTTGAGCATCAATTCAATGGGCATAGCCCACGACCCCAAGTGATATGAAAATCTTTAGGATCCCTTTCAAGTATGGTTTGCCTTTGTGACAGacaccaaaaaagaaaatgctAACCAG
This portion of the Coffea eugenioides isolate CCC68of chromosome 11, Ceug_1.0, whole genome shotgun sequence genome encodes:
- the LOC113752962 gene encoding two-component response regulator ARR5, whose amino-acid sequence is MSFANSTESNSTTLFTSASLILFFLTFLVAYLIWALSNMARNGVFSRRRRPERMEEAGDLSVTSLGSHEVHVLAVDDSLVDRKVIEKLLKTTSCKVTAVDSGRRALQFLGLDEEKSSVGFDGLKVDLIITDYCMPGMTGYELLKKIKGSSTFREIPVVIMSSENVLARIDRCLEEGAEDFIVKPVKLADVKRLKDYMFGEDGILKQKGGFGKRKLQETCVDDPLSSSPSPSPLSDLSSTPSPTQTSTSSPSSPISSLLLPSADSSPTCSPVRLDSPTRRLKMSNTDC